A genomic window from Populus nigra chromosome 7, ddPopNigr1.1, whole genome shotgun sequence includes:
- the LOC133699533 gene encoding O-fucosyltransferase 15-like codes for MSPAADLSNPHSLPTHSPRLGQKKWKRKRERGKVVWYRKKQFKGILGLVCLVGLFFIFDGFMLLRLQLDDETSGNKDMSVQNSPSISVSIKDGLKKIGKGKMPRKDTYDRMLALAAHSLAKNKHEPKDLWQEPFVPASAWRPCADHRHWDPSEGNNGYILVTANGGMNQQRVAVCNAVVLARLLNSSLVIPKFMYSSVWRDVSQFSHIYQEEHFINYLTPDIRIVKELPKELQSLDLEAIGSTVTDVDVPKESEPSFYLKSILPILLKNRVVHFVGFGNRLAFDPIPFQLQRLRCRCNFHALQFVPKIQETGALLLQRLRKHATHPGSLDHYLTGPFAEPNLKGKVGHAVKASRYLAIHLRFEIDMLAHSLCEYGGGEEERKELEAYREIHFPALTHLKKTTELRSPALLRSEGLCPLTPEEAVLMLAALGFRRKTHMFIAGANIYGGRSRLTALTSLYPNLVTKEKLLSATELKPFMNFSSQLAALDFIACTASDAFAMTDSGSQLSSLVSGFRIYYGGGKMPTIRPNKRRLADIFMKNNTIEWKIFEQRVRKAIRQTKHVFERPKARSVYRYPRCKECMCLTE; via the exons ATGTCCCCAGCAGCTGACCTCTCCAATCCACACTCATTACCGACTCATTCTCCTCGACTCGGGCAAAAGAAAtggaagagaaaaagagagagagggaaggtTGTTTGGTATCGAAAGAAGCAATTCAAAGGAATTCTGGGTTTGGTTTGTTTGgtgggtttgttttttatttttgatggcTTCATGCTTTTAAGGCTTCAACTTGATGATGAAACCAGTGGCAACAAAGACATGTCTGTTCAAAATTCTCCTTCAATTTCAGTTTCAATCAag GATGGATTGAAAAAGATTGGCAAAGGAAAAATGCCACGAAAGGATACTTATGATAGGATGTTGGCTTTGGCTGCCCATTCCCTTGCTAAG AATAAACATGAGCCAAAAGATTTGTGGCAGGAGCCATTTGTTCCTGCCTCTGCTTGGAGACCTTGCGCTGATCATCGTCATTGGGATCCTAGTG AGGGAAATAATGGTTACATTTTGGTCACTGCAAATGGGGGGATGAACCAGCAAAGAGTAGCT GTTTGCAATGCTGTGGTTCTTGCACGGTTGCTGAATTCATCCCTTGTTATTCCTAAATTTATGTACAGCAGCGTCTGGAGAGATGTGAG tCAATTCAGCCACATCTATCAGGAGGagcattttattaattatcttacTCCTGATATTCGGATAGTGAAGGAACTGCCTAAGGAGTTGCAGTCGCTGGATTTGGAGGCAATTGGTAGCACT GTGACAGATGTAGATGTCCCCAAAGAATCAGAgccaagtttttatttgaaaagcattctcCCTATATTACTGAAAAATAGAGTAGTCCATTTTGTTGGATTTGGGAATCGCTTGGCATTTGATCCAATACCTTTTCAGTTGCAG AGACTTCGATGCAGATGTAATTTTCATGCACTGCAATTTGTTCCCAAGATACAAGAAACTGGCGCATTGCTCCTTCAAAGGTTGCGTAAACATGCTACCCATCCAGGGTCACTGGATCATTATCTTACTGGTCCTTTTGCAGAACCAAATCTGAAAGGAAAAGTGGGTCATGCTGTCAAAGCTTCAAGATATCTAGCTATTCATCTGAGGTTTGAAATTGACATGTTAGCACACTCTTTGTGTGAATATGGTGgaggagaagaggagaggaAAGAGTTGGAAGCATATCGTGAGATTCATTTCCCTGCGTTGACACATCTTAAGAAGACAACTGA GCTACGTTCTCCTGCATTGCTCAGGTCAGAAGGCTTATGTCCCTTAACACCTGAGGAAGCAGTACTTATGCTCGCGGCTCTAGGCTTCCGTCGGAAGACACATATGTTCATAGCGGGTGCAAATATATATGGAGGGAGATCACGGTTAACTGCTTTAACCAGCTTGTATCCTAATTTAGTTACTAAAGAGAAACTGCTTTCAGCTACTGAACTCAAACCCTTCATGAATTTTTCATCTCAG CTTGCAGCATTGGACTTCATAGCCTGCACTGCTTCTGATGCATTTGCCATGACAGACTCCGGGagtcagttgtcatctttggttTCTGGTTTTCGAATCTACTATGGTGGAGGGAAGATGCCAACAATACGGCCAAACAAGCGGAGACTTGCTGACATTTTCATGAAGAACAACACCATAGAATGGAAGATATTCGAGCAGAGAGTTAGGAAGGCAATTAGACAAACTAAACATGTCTTTGAAAGGCCCAAGGCAAGGAGTGTTTACAGATATCCACGGTGTAAAGAGTGTATGTGTCTAACAGAATAA
- the LOC133700231 gene encoding uncharacterized protein LOC133700231 has translation MNKKGLSILMRTKMRPHNDPSKLSSFSPSLSNGINQMMTDPPRNQWSTDDSRSNFSASGNHYERNFDIVKDSMGLAISLNKTESLDVVLDDFSQGYFSLSNENRKKLVIVLAKEYDLNRIQVRELLKQYLGLELRSGNEGELSNVDDENMFSAFYRIERNLRQALKPTYNVLFERLNNYTGGLKFLSLLRADILSFLGEENIASLRALDSCLKEKLSTWLSPAVLELHQITWDDSASLLEKIVTYEAVHPISNLLDLKRRLGVGRRCFGYFHPAIPGEPLIFIEVALLKNVAQTIQEVLLDVPPIPEHEAACALFYSISSTQPGLAGINLGKFLIKRMITLVKRDMPQISTFATLSPIPGFMQWLLSKLASQSVIAKVDNMEQPTGGSGSTFQENLLEPDEERMLLNSAPETCAGKNGMEVMLNLLTSKNYEWTSSAELLSALKPPLMRLCARYLVQEKKRGKALDSVANFHLQNGAMVERLNWMADRSERGLVQSGGIMVNFVYRVECIEQYAQSYFSTGHIHASSDIRHYIMAQKEPEETTTA, from the exons atgaacaAGAAAGGGTTATCGATTTTAATGCGAACTAAAATGAGACCCCATAATGACCCATCAAAGCTCTCTTCTTTCTCGCCTTCTCTATCT AATGGGATTAACCAAATGATGACTGATCCTCCAAGAAATCAATGGTCTACTGATGATTCACGCAGCAACTTCAGTGCTTCTGGGAATCATTACGAGAg GAATTTTGATATAGTGAAGGACTCCATGGGCTTGGCGATATCGCTGAACAAAACTGAATCTTTGGATGTTGtacttgatgatttctcacAG GGTTATTTTAGTCTTTCGAATGAAAATCGGAAGAAATTGGTGATTGTGCTTGCAAAAGAGTATGATCTTAATAGGATTCAAGTTCGTGAATTATTGAAGCAATATCTTGGACTTGAGCTTCGTAGTG GTAATGAAGGTGAATTGAGTAATGTTGATGACGAGAACATGTTTTCTGCTTTCTATCGGATTGAGAGAAACTTGAGACAAGCTCTTAAGCCAACGTACAATGTTCTATTTGAACGACTTAATAACTATACTGGGGGATTGAAGTTCTTGTCACTTCTTCGAGCGGATATTTTGTCTTTTCTTGG AGAGGAAAATATTGCCTCATTGCGAGCATTAGATTCCTGCTTAAAGGAGAAACTTAGTACTTGGCTAAGTCCAGCTGTGTTGGAGCTTCATCAGATTACGTGGGATGATTCTGCTTCTTTGCTGGAGAAAATTGTGACTTATGAG GCAGTGCATCCAATCAGCAATCTTTTGGATCTTAAAAGAAGGTTGGGTGTTGGCCGCCGTTGTTTTGGATATTTCCATCCAGCAATACCAG GCGAGCCCCTTATTTTCATAGAAGTTGCGCTTCTGAAGAATGTGGCTCAGACAATACAG GAAGTTTTGTTGGATGTTCCTCCCATACCTGAACATGAGGCTGCTTGtgcattattttattctatatcGTCTACTCAG CCTGGCTTGGCAGGGATCAATCTAGGGAAGTTTCTTATTAAACGCATGATTACATTGGTGAAAAGAGATATGCCACAAATATCT ACATTTGCAACTCTAAGCCCAATCCCCGGATTCATGCAATGGTTGCTATCTAAGTTGGCATCTCAATCAGTAATTGCTAAAGTTGACAACATGGAACAACCAACAGGTGGATCTGGCTCCACTTTTCAGGAGAACTTACTTGAACCTGATGAAGAAAGAATGCTTTTGAATTCTGCTCC GGAGACTTGTGCTGGAAAAAATGGCATGGAAGTGATGCTAAACTTGCTGACATCCAAAAACTATGAGTGGACCAGTTCAGCCGAATTACTTTCTGCTTTGAAGCCCCCTCTAATGCGGCTGTGTGCCAG GTACCTTGTccaagagaagaagagaggaaaagCTCTAGATTCCGTGGCAAATTTTCACTTGCAAAATGGAGCG ATGGTTGAAAGATTAAATTGGATGGCAGACCGGTCAGAGAGAGGACTTGTTCAAAGTGGAGGTATCATGGTGAACTTCGTGTACAG GGTGGAGTGCATAGAACAATATGCTCAATCATATTTCAGCACTGGGCATATACATGCTTCAAGTGATATTCGCCACTATATCATG GCACAGAAGGAACCTGAGGAGACCACCACAGCTTAG
- the LOC133699532 gene encoding protein STRUBBELIG-RECEPTOR FAMILY 8-like, which yields MTLKHFELFLFASVIKVLIFGFPVLVQCTTDANDVQAVQVMYTSLNSPSQLTNWKSNGGDPCAESWKGITCEGSAVVSIQISGLGLDGTMGYLLANLMSLRTLDLSNNHLRDSFPYQLPPNLTSLNLAKNNLSGNIPYSMSSMVSLSYLNISRNSLAQSIGDVFLNLSLLATMDLSFNSFSGDLPSSFNSLSNLSTLNVQNNQLTGSLNVLTGLPLTTLNVANNNFSGWIPQELSSIPNFIYDGNSFDNGPSPPPPPYTPPPPGKSHRNRTHPGSGAPVTPSSDGQPAQSDKGISVGAIVGVALGSVVLVLIALLALVFCIKKHKSKEIGPLATRGSRPADTDDIDRDMQESRLKNMAAVTDLKPPPAEKLVVERLQGNSGSIKRMKSPITATSYSVASLQTATNSFSQEFLIGEGSLGRVYRGEFPNGKMMAVKKIDNAALSLQEEDNFLEAVSNMSHLRHPNIVSLVGYCVEHGQRLLVYEYIANGSVHDILHFADDGSKTLSWNARVRVALGTARSLEYLHEVCLPSVVHRNLKSANILLDEELNPHLSDCGLAALTPNTERQVSTQMVGSFGYSAPEFALSGIYTVKSDVYSFGVVMLELLTGRKPLDSSRVRSEQSLVRWATPQLHDIDALAKMVDPILNGMYPAKSLSRFADIIALCVQPEPEFRPPMSEVVQALVRLVQRASVVKRRSSDESGFAYRTPDHEAIDSSF from the exons atgacatTGAAGCACTTTGAGTTATTTTTGTTTGCGTCTGTGATTAAAGTCTTGATCTTTGGTTTCCCAGTTCTTGTTCAATGTACTACTGATGCTAATGATG TTCAAGCTGTACAAGTTATGTACACTTCGCTGAATAGTCCTTCACAGCTAACCAATTGGAAAAGTAATGGTGGGGATCCATGTGCAGAGTCATGGAAAGGGATCACTTGTGAAGGATCAGCTGTTGTTTCCAT TCAGATTTCTGGGTTAGGACTTGACGGGACAATGGGATACTTGCTTGCAAACCTCATGTCATTGAGAACATT AGATCTAAGTAATAACCACCTTCGTGATTCATTCCCATATCAGTTACCACCGAATCTTACAAGCTT AAATCTTGCCAAAAACAACTTGAGTGGGAATATTCCTTATTCAATGTCTAGCATGGTTTCTCTTAGTTATCT AAACATAAGCCGCAATTCACTCGCTCAATCAATTGGAGATGTTTTCCTTAATCTTTCTCTCCTCGCAACCAT GGATCTCTCTTTCAACAGCTTTAGTGGAGATCTTCCCAGTTCTTTTAATTCGTTGTCCAATCTTTCTACACT CAATGTTCAGAACAATCAACTGACTGGCTCTCTTAATGTTCTTACTGGCTTGCCTTTGACAACTCT AAATGTTGCAAACAATAACTTTAGTGGATGGATACCTCAAGAACTTAGTTCAATCCCAAACTTTAT ATACGATGGAAATTCTTTTGACAATGGTCCTTCTCCACCTCCGCCACCTTATACCCCACCACCTCCTGGTAAATCTCACAGAAACCGTACTCATCCAGGATCTGGTGCGCCTGTCACCCCTTCTTCTGATGGTCAACCAGCACAGTCAGATAAGGGAATTTCAGTGGGAGCTATTGTAGGTGTAGCCCTGGGATCTGTTGTTCTGGTTCTCATTGCACTACTTGCTCTTGTCTTTTGCATCAAGAAGCACAAAAGCAAGGAAATTGGTCCTCTAGCTACCCGGGGAAGTCGTCCTGCTGATACAGATGACA TTGATAGAGATATGCAAGAGTCAAGGTTGAAAAACATGGCTGCTGTTACGGATCTGAAGCCCCCACCTGCAGAGAAATTGGTGGTTGAGAGATTACAAGGGAATTCTGGATCCATAAAAAGAATGAAGTCGCCCATCACTGCCACTTCATATAGTGTTGCTTCTCTACAAACAGCAACAAATAGCTTTAGTCAAGAGTTTCTAATTGGTGAAGGTTCTCTTGGTCGTGTTTACAGAGGAGAGTTTCCTAATGGAAAG ATGATGGCTGTTAAGAAGATCGACAATGCAGCATTGTCATTACAGGAGGAAGACAACTTTCTTGAAGCTGTTTCAAATATGTCACACTTGAGGCACCCAAACATTGTTTCCCTAGTAGGATACTGTGTGGAGCATGGGCAACGACTCTTGGTTTATGAATATATAGCAAATGGGAGTGTGCATGATATACTGCACTTTGCTGATGATGGCAGCAAGACATTATCTTGGAATGCACGTGTTAGAGTAGCACTTGGCACTGCCCGTTCTTTAGa GTACTTGCATGAAGTCTGCTTGCCTTCTGTTGTACATAGAAACTTGAAGTCGgcaaatattttacttgatgaAGAACTTAATCCCCACTTGTCAGACTGTGGTTTGGCTGCTCTGACACCAAACACAGAGAGACAG GTTTCAACACAGATGGTTGGCTCGTTTGGTTACAGTGCTCCTGAATTTGCTCTGTCAGGAATATACACTGTAAAAAGCGATGTCTACAGCTTTGGGGTGGTAATGCTAGAGCTATTGACTGGTCGGAAGCCACTGGACAG TTCGAGGGTGAGATCAGAGCAGTCACTTGTTAGATGGGCTACTCCTCAACTGCATGATATTGATGCCTTGGCAAAAATGGTTGATCCTATCTTAAACGGCATGTATCCTGCAAAGTCTCTTTCACGTTTCGCTGACATCATTGCCCTCTGTGTCCAG cCGGAACCTGAGTTTCGCCCTCCCATGTCTGAAGTTGTGCAAGCATTAGTACGACTAGTGCAAAGGGCCAGTGTGGTCAAGAGGCGATCCAGTGACGAGTCAGGATTTGCATATAGAACCCCCGATCATGAGGCAATAGATTCATCATTTTGA